One genomic window of Ruficoccus amylovorans includes the following:
- the lgt gene encoding prolipoprotein diacylglyceryl transferase — MDAAELQYPVCDFDPILIHFPEWMPLPGVRWYGLAYVMGFVVGALLLRLYFKRGRSPLNPEQQMSLMTYIIIGTLVGGRLGYMLLYTPGAFFSNPLSFFKVWEGGMASHGGFVGIYLGVLLFSRKVGQSFWKIADITVTLAPAGILFGRVANFINGELWGKIAEVPWAFIFPKSMPEGTPLVLIPPRHPSQLYEAFFEGLVLLVYLQARFWLTDPKKRAPGSLLGEFFMVYAVGRVISELFREPDEGISLILGLSRGTFYSVLTFAFGLGVVLYAQARKRRAASV, encoded by the coding sequence ATGGACGCCGCCGAGCTGCAATATCCGGTCTGCGATTTTGACCCGATCCTGATCCATTTCCCCGAGTGGATGCCCCTGCCGGGCGTGCGCTGGTACGGGTTGGCTTATGTGATGGGCTTCGTCGTGGGGGCGTTGCTGCTGCGCCTGTACTTCAAGCGCGGTCGCTCGCCCCTGAATCCCGAGCAGCAGATGAGCCTGATGACCTACATCATCATCGGCACGCTGGTGGGCGGGCGGCTCGGGTACATGCTGCTCTACACGCCGGGGGCGTTTTTCAGCAACCCGCTCTCGTTCTTCAAAGTCTGGGAGGGGGGCATGGCCAGTCACGGCGGCTTTGTCGGGATTTACCTGGGGGTGCTGCTGTTTTCCAGAAAAGTGGGGCAGAGTTTTTGGAAAATCGCGGACATCACCGTCACCCTGGCCCCGGCGGGCATCCTTTTCGGGCGGGTGGCGAATTTTATCAACGGCGAGTTGTGGGGCAAAATCGCCGAAGTGCCCTGGGCCTTTATTTTTCCCAAAAGCATGCCCGAGGGCACACCGCTGGTGCTGATCCCCCCCCGGCATCCTTCGCAGCTCTATGAGGCGTTTTTCGAGGGGCTGGTCCTGCTGGTTTACCTTCAGGCGCGTTTCTGGCTGACCGACCCGAAAAAGCGCGCCCCCGGCTCCCTGCTGGGCGAATTTTTCATGGTGTACGCGGTGGGCCGGGTCATCAGCGAGCTGTTCCGCGAGCCGGACGAGGGGATCAGCCTGATCCTCGGGCTGAGCCGGGGGACGTTTTACTCGGTGCTGACCTTCGCCTTCGGGCTCGGGGTGGTTCTCTACGCGCAGGCCCGCAAGCGCCGCGCCGCCTCGGTCTAG